In one window of Massilibacterium senegalense DNA:
- the fliD gene encoding flagellar filament capping protein FliD — protein MFSNQMRITGLSGALDTDKLVTDLMNVQRKPYDKLFQKKEWVTWQRDEYRNMNKILDDFDKLLFEKVSRQSVITPKQASSTDEAKVSAQASASAGSISYTINEVTKLATAATKSSTAGITASTTFDANKSLREMKGQFTGGLTFSDVSTEKFTVINGNVNTLQIKGKNVQNVSVTVNGTAYTVKDTQSGLGANEVYVNRETGALIFGNSLADKANVQVDYQQIEKKSIAVTENGVNFQLGKGGLRSVQSILVNGEAYTVKDTAAALGAKDVYVDKETGALTFGNPVAKDSKIEASFITEKVNFSISTTNAQGLQTTTSFNLDSTYSLNQVLREVRDSNIGVNAFYDDYSKKIAFTRKETGDFNKTSDEIVLDGDFLTNTLQMQGAVEQGGTNAQLMINGLATERTSNNFELNGITFTLKSEFTTGPVTVTTTNYVDKSFEAIVEFVNKYNEMIGTINDKLTEKRYRKYQPLTNEQRSDMKENDIKLWDEKAKSGVLRGDTTLSSGLSQLRMDLYREVSGLDPKMNQLVEIGIKTTNRYNDRGKLEIDETKLKKALAENPEGVYNLLMADGETTAEQGIIRRMRSTIKDTIHGVEDRAGNSFKTNQQFTLGRNLDEIEKQMDRWQQRLIDIEDRYWRQFTAMEQAIQRANAQSAQFMQSFGG, from the coding sequence ATGTTCTCTAATCAAATGAGAATTACAGGGCTTTCTGGAGCGTTAGATACAGATAAGCTCGTAACCGATTTAATGAATGTGCAACGTAAACCATACGATAAATTATTTCAAAAGAAAGAATGGGTGACGTGGCAACGGGATGAATATCGCAATATGAACAAGATTCTTGATGATTTTGATAAGCTTTTATTTGAAAAAGTGTCACGTCAAAGTGTGATTACTCCGAAGCAAGCATCTAGTACAGATGAGGCGAAAGTATCTGCACAAGCGTCTGCTTCTGCAGGAAGTATTTCGTATACGATTAACGAAGTAACAAAATTAGCAACAGCTGCAACAAAATCAAGTACTGCTGGTATTACAGCTTCTACGACTTTTGATGCGAATAAATCTTTGCGGGAAATGAAAGGTCAATTTACTGGTGGTCTTACCTTTTCGGATGTTTCTACGGAGAAATTTACGGTTATCAATGGAAATGTTAATACTTTACAAATAAAAGGTAAAAATGTGCAAAACGTGTCTGTAACAGTAAATGGAACAGCCTATACAGTTAAAGATACGCAAAGTGGTCTTGGTGCCAATGAAGTATATGTAAACCGTGAAACAGGTGCACTAATATTCGGAAATTCGTTAGCAGATAAAGCAAACGTTCAAGTAGATTATCAACAAATAGAAAAAAAATCGATTGCTGTCACAGAGAATGGAGTGAACTTCCAATTAGGAAAAGGTGGACTTCGTTCCGTTCAATCGATTTTAGTAAATGGGGAAGCGTACACAGTAAAAGATACAGCAGCTGCATTAGGCGCAAAAGATGTATATGTGGATAAAGAAACGGGGGCTTTAACATTCGGTAACCCAGTAGCAAAAGATAGCAAAATAGAAGCAAGTTTTATTACCGAAAAAGTGAACTTTTCTATTTCTACTACAAATGCACAAGGGCTACAAACGACGACATCTTTCAATTTAGATAGTACGTATAGTTTAAATCAAGTGCTTCGTGAGGTTAGAGATTCGAATATTGGGGTAAATGCTTTTTATGACGATTATTCTAAAAAAATTGCCTTTACACGAAAAGAAACTGGTGACTTCAATAAAACCAGTGATGAAATTGTCCTAGATGGAGACTTTCTAACTAATACGTTACAAATGCAAGGTGCCGTTGAACAAGGTGGAACGAATGCACAATTAATGATCAACGGTTTAGCGACAGAACGTACATCGAACAATTTCGAATTAAACGGTATTACGTTTACGTTAAAAAGTGAATTCACTACTGGTCCAGTAACCGTCACAACAACGAATTATGTCGATAAATCGTTTGAAGCAATCGTTGAATTCGTAAACAAGTATAATGAAATGATTGGAACTATTAATGATAAGTTAACGGAAAAACGATACCGTAAGTATCAACCGTTAACGAACGAACAAAGAAGCGATATGAAAGAAAACGACATTAAACTTTGGGATGAAAAAGCAAAAAGTGGCGTGCTTCGTGGCGACACCACTTTATCTAGTGGGTTAAGTCAATTACGGATGGATTTATACAGGGAAGTTTCCGGTCTCGATCCAAAAATGAACCAATTAGTAGAAATCGGTATCAAAACGACCAATCGTTACAACGACCGTGGAAAATTAGAAATTGATGAAACGAAATTGAAAAAAGCACTTGCAGAAAATCCAGAAGGCGTCTATAACTTGTTAATGGCCGATGGTGAAACGACAGCGGAACAAGGGATTATTCGCCGGATGCGTTCTACGATTAAGGATACGATTCATGGTGTGGAAGACCGGGCTGGTAATTCGTTTAAAACGAACCAACAATTTACGTTAGGACGTAATTTGGATGAAATTGAAAAGCAAATGGACCGCTGGCAACAACGATTAATCGATATTGAAGATCGCTACTGGCGTCAATTTACAGCAATGGAACAGGCGATTCAACGTGCCAACGCCCAATCTGCTCAATTTATGCAATCTTTTGGTGGTTAA
- the flaG gene encoding flagellar protein FlaG: MRIDSSFQPQNLTSTITQTEQTVKVDKVDPKESKQYYSQEEVTKEKLDKVVESLNHFLEPTMTSLHFKLHEELQEYYVELVDSKTQEVIREIPSKKVLDMYMEMTKLIGLFVDKKI, translated from the coding sequence ATGCGAATCGATTCGTCTTTTCAACCTCAAAATTTAACATCGACTATCACTCAAACCGAACAAACTGTCAAAGTAGACAAAGTCGATCCAAAAGAATCAAAACAGTATTATTCACAAGAAGAAGTGACAAAAGAAAAGTTAGATAAAGTTGTAGAAAGCTTAAATCACTTTTTAGAACCAACGATGACATCGCTTCACTTCAAACTACATGAAGAATTACAAGAGTATTACGTAGAACTGGTAGATTCCAAAACACAAGAAGTGATTCGGGAAATTCCATCTAAAAAAGTGTTAGACATGTATATGGAAATGACAAAGTTAATAGGGCTGTTTGTAGATAAAAAAATTTAA
- a CDS encoding flagellin N-terminal helical domain-containing protein, producing MRIHNDSFILQSHHKVLKNENDASKTLQHLGSGLRVRTAADDASGLAISEQMRGQIRGLSQAQRNIQDGMSLVKATEEGLVKIQGLLQRVNELAVQSANDTMTTADRENAQMEVDELLGTINETAKNLEFNTITLLGPDNEHEIATGPNGAAPKLLLHVGANPRQTYEIELFDVRTSNLEVENASVLTQTDASDLIAKTHASVNKISDQLARIGSYYEALEHHYFNNTYYEANLTLSESFIRDADMAEETFTLLTINIRQQADQVLIKQANQQPEKVLSLLTA from the coding sequence ATGCGTATTCATAATGATTCCTTTATTTTACAAAGTCATCACAAAGTATTAAAAAATGAAAATGACGCGTCGAAAACATTACAACATCTCGGCAGTGGATTGCGAGTACGGACAGCAGCAGATGATGCTTCAGGTCTTGCTATTTCCGAACAAATGCGTGGACAAATCCGCGGTCTATCCCAAGCACAGCGAAATATCCAAGACGGGATGTCGTTAGTAAAAGCAACCGAAGAAGGGCTTGTGAAAATTCAAGGACTTTTGCAACGTGTCAATGAACTAGCTGTCCAATCTGCCAACGACACGATGACGACAGCGGACCGCGAAAATGCCCAAATGGAAGTAGATGAACTACTTGGTACGATTAATGAAACTGCGAAAAATTTAGAATTTAACACAATTACATTGCTTGGACCTGATAACGAACACGAAATCGCAACAGGACCAAACGGCGCAGCGCCAAAACTATTACTTCACGTTGGAGCTAATCCGCGTCAAACGTATGAAATCGAGTTATTTGACGTACGTACGTCGAACTTAGAAGTAGAAAATGCATCGGTTTTAACACAAACAGATGCTAGTGATTTAATTGCAAAAACACACGCATCGGTAAATAAAATTTCCGATCAATTAGCTCGAATCGGTTCGTATTATGAAGCACTCGAACATCATTATTTTAACAATACTTATTACGAAGCAAACTTAACCTTATCGGAATCATTCATTCGTGATGCCGACATGGCAGAAGAAACGTTTACATTACTTACGATTAATATCCGCCAACAAGCGGACCAAGTGTTAATCAAACAAGCAAATCAACAACCGGAAAAAGTGTTATCGTTGTTGACAGCATAA